Proteins encoded within one genomic window of Triticum aestivum cultivar Chinese Spring chromosome 2D, IWGSC CS RefSeq v2.1, whole genome shotgun sequence:
- the LOC123054212 gene encoding putative cis-zeatin O-glucosyltransferase — MGGAEHAMDSVAVVAVPFPAQGHLNQLLHLSLQLASRGVDVHYAAAAQHIRQARTRVHGWGEEALRSIQFHDLGISSYVSPPPDPTADSPFPSHLMPLFEAYTASARAPLAALLEDLSGSCRRVVVVHDRINAFAAEEAARLPNGEAFGLNCVAVSMLVGRIDANHRLLRENGVVLSSVERYATKEFIEYASRARPAKQISTGAGILANTCRALEGDFIDVVAGHLAADGKKLFAIGPLNPLLDDSASKQSKQRHECLNWLDKQPPASVLYVSFGTTSSLRAEQIEELAAALRGSRQRFIWVLRDADRGDIFVEAGESRHEKFLSEFTKHTEGTGLVITGWAPQLDILAHSATAAFMSHCGWNSTMESMSHGKPILAWPMHCDQPWDAELVCNYLKAGILVRPWEKHSEVVTAKAIQEVIEEAMISDKGMAVRQRARALGDAVRASVADGGSSRKDLDDFTAYITR, encoded by the coding sequence ATGGGGGGAGCGGAGCACGCAATGGATTCTGTGGCCGTCGTGGCGGTGCCGTTCCCGGCGCAGGGGCACCTCAACCAGCTGCTGCACCTGTCGCTGCAGCTGGCGTCGCGCGGCGTGGACGTGCACTACGCCGCGGCCGCGCAGCACATCCGGCAGGCGCGCACGCGCGTGCACGGCTGGGGCGAGGAGGCGCTCCGGTCGATCCAGTTCCACGACCTCGGCATCTCCAGCTACGTCTCGCCGCCTCCAGACCCCACCGCCGACTCGCCCTTCCCCTCCCACCTCATGCCCCTGTTCGAGGCCTACACCGCCAGCGCGCGCGCCCCGCTCGCGGCTCTTCTCGAGGACCTCTCCGGTTCCTGCCGCCGCGTGGTCGTAGTGCACGACCGCATCAACGCcttcgccgccgaggaggccgcgcggctGCCCAACGGCGAGGCGTTCGGGCTGAACTGCGTGGCCGTGTCGATGCTCGTCGGAAGAATCGACGCCAACCACCGGCTACTGCGTGAGAACGGCGTCGTCCTCAGCTCCGTCGAGCGCTATGCGACCAAGGAGTTCATAGAGTACGCCAGCCGGGCCAGACCGGCGAAACAGATCTCGACCGGCGCGGGCATCCTGGCAAACACATGCCGCGCGCTGGAGGGTGATTTCATCGACGTCGTCGCCGGGCACCTGGCCGCCGACGGCAAGAAGCTCTTCGCCATCGGACCGCTAAACCCACTGCTCGACGACAGCGCGTCGAAGCAGAGCAAGCAGCGGCACGAGTGCCTGAACTGGCTCGACAAGCAGCCTCCGGCGTCGGTGCTCTACGTGTCCTTCGGCACGACGTCGTCTCTGCGAGCGGAGCAAATCGAGGAGCTTGCAGCAGCACTGCGCGGCAGCAGACAGAGGTTCATATGGGTGCTGCGCGACGCCGACCGCGGCGACATATTCGTGGAGGCCGGCGAGAGCCGCCACGAGAAGTTTCTATCAGAGTTCACCAAGCACACCGAAGGGACGGGGCTGGTGATCACCGGGTGGGCGCCGCAGCTGGACATCCTAGCGCACAGCGCCACGGCGGCGTTCATGAGCCACTGTGGCTGGAACTCGACCATGGAGAGCATGAGCCACGGCAAGCCGATTCTGGCATGGCCCATGCACTGCGATCAGCCGTGGGACGCGGAGCTTGTCTGCAACTACCTCAAGGCCGGCATCCTCGTGCGCCCATGGGAGAAGCACAGTGAGGTGGTCACGGCGAAGGCCATCCAGGAAGTCATCGAGGAGGCCATGATCTCCGACAAAGGAATGGCCGTCCGGCAACGGGCAAGGGCGCTCGGGGATGCCGTTCGAGCCTCCGTGGCTGACGGCGGTTCGTCGCGCAAGGACCTAGATGATTTCACTGCTTACATCACAAGGTGA